The proteins below are encoded in one region of Amorphus orientalis:
- the aroC gene encoding chorismate synthase gives MSHNTFGHLFRLTTFGESHGPAIGCVVDGCPPGIAITREEIQTALDRRRPGQSRFTTQRREPDEVRILSGVMEDEAGVTRTTGTPIALLIENVDQRSKDYGAISDRYRPGHADFTYDTKYGLRDPRGGGRSSARETAARVAAGAIAAKVVAGVRIRGALVQIGPHEIDRTAWDWDQVGENPFFCPDPGTVEVWSDYLDSVRKRGSSTGAVVEVVAEGVPPGWGAPIYGKLDQDLASAMMSINAVKGVEIGAGFAAAVLSGEENADEMIPGNDGTPRFASNHAGGVLGGISTGQPVVVRFAVKPTSSILTPRRSITQSGEAVDVSTKGRHDPCVGIRAVPVGEAMLALVLADHALRHRGQVGAPISETGVS, from the coding sequence ATGTCCCACAACACTTTCGGCCATCTGTTCCGCCTTACGACCTTCGGGGAAAGCCACGGCCCGGCGATCGGCTGCGTCGTCGACGGCTGCCCGCCCGGCATCGCGATCACCCGCGAGGAGATCCAGACCGCGCTCGACCGGCGCCGTCCGGGTCAGTCGCGCTTCACCACCCAGCGCCGCGAGCCGGACGAGGTGCGTATCCTCTCCGGCGTGATGGAGGACGAGGCGGGTGTGACCCGGACCACCGGCACTCCGATCGCGCTTCTGATCGAAAACGTCGACCAGCGCTCCAAGGACTACGGCGCGATCTCCGACCGCTACCGGCCGGGCCACGCCGACTTCACCTACGACACCAAGTACGGACTGCGCGACCCGCGCGGCGGCGGCCGGTCCTCCGCGCGCGAGACCGCGGCTCGGGTGGCTGCCGGCGCGATCGCGGCCAAGGTGGTGGCCGGCGTCCGGATCCGGGGCGCGCTCGTCCAAATCGGTCCGCACGAGATCGACCGTACCGCCTGGGACTGGGACCAGGTCGGCGAAAATCCATTCTTCTGCCCCGATCCGGGCACGGTGGAGGTCTGGAGCGACTATCTCGACAGCGTTCGCAAGCGGGGCTCGTCGACGGGCGCCGTGGTCGAGGTGGTCGCCGAAGGCGTCCCGCCCGGGTGGGGTGCGCCGATCTACGGAAAGCTCGATCAGGATCTGGCATCGGCCATGATGTCGATCAACGCGGTGAAGGGCGTCGAGATCGGGGCGGGGTTCGCCGCCGCGGTCCTCTCGGGCGAAGAGAACGCCGACGAGATGATCCCGGGCAACGACGGAACCCCGCGGTTCGCTTCCAACCACGCCGGCGGCGTTCTGGGCGGCATATCCACCGGCCAGCCGGTCGTGGTCCGGTTCGCGGTGAAACCGACCTCATCGATCCTCACACCGCGCCGCTCGATCACGCAGTCGGGCGAGGCGGTGGACGTGTCCACCAAAGGCCGTCACGATCCATGCGTTGGCATCCGCGCCGTTCCGGTCGGCGAAGCGATGCTCGCGCTCGTGCTCGCCGATCATGCGCTGCGCCATCGCGGCCAGGTCGGTGCGCCAATCAGCGAGACAGGAGTATCATGA
- a CDS encoding class I SAM-dependent RNA methyltransferase, with protein sequence MRRQQSRRKSRAKPAAPPRALTVTIAELGHQGDGVVASEPPLYVPLTLPGEIVDVEAVGARGTVKTVRQASPDRVSPPCPHFGVCGGCSVQHMDQTAYLAWKQALVAGALAARGLDVPVDPVVPARPGTRRRAVVAARSAGRQVRLGYHGRMSHDLADIESCLILTPGLQALLPTLRQLVPMFARPKDELRLTVTETSTGFDLALAGGNEPGHQAIAELAGIMDRAGIARVTLDGETVANLTEPMVKIGTARVALPAGGFLQATVDAETSLAEAVGQALAGGKRCVDLFAGVGTFALRLAETMPVHMAESEASHLEAGVAAGKRTEGLKPVSGEVRDLFAFPLSAKELSRYDALVFDPPRAGAAAQAAEIAASGVKRVAAVSCNPATLARDLRILVDGGYVVDRVAPVDQFLYAPHIEVVATLSRPGK encoded by the coding sequence ATGCGCCGTCAGCAGTCCAGGCGCAAGAGCCGCGCAAAACCGGCCGCGCCTCCCCGCGCGCTTACGGTCACCATTGCCGAGCTGGGCCACCAGGGCGACGGCGTCGTCGCGTCCGAGCCCCCTCTCTACGTTCCCCTGACGCTGCCCGGCGAGATCGTCGATGTCGAGGCGGTCGGCGCGCGCGGAACCGTCAAGACGGTTCGCCAGGCTTCGCCGGACCGGGTGAGCCCGCCCTGCCCGCATTTCGGCGTCTGTGGCGGCTGTTCCGTCCAGCATATGGACCAGACCGCTTACCTCGCGTGGAAGCAGGCCCTGGTGGCGGGCGCGCTTGCGGCACGCGGCCTCGACGTGCCCGTCGACCCTGTCGTTCCGGCCCGCCCCGGCACGCGGCGGCGGGCCGTTGTGGCCGCGAGAAGCGCCGGCCGGCAGGTCCGGCTGGGCTATCACGGCCGCATGAGCCATGACCTTGCCGACATCGAAAGCTGCCTGATCCTGACGCCGGGCCTGCAGGCCCTTCTGCCGACGCTTCGACAGCTCGTCCCGATGTTCGCCAGGCCGAAGGACGAACTGCGGCTCACCGTGACCGAGACGTCCACCGGCTTCGACCTCGCGCTCGCCGGCGGCAACGAGCCGGGACATCAGGCGATCGCGGAGCTGGCCGGCATCATGGACCGGGCCGGAATCGCCCGGGTCACCCTCGACGGCGAGACGGTGGCAAACCTCACAGAGCCGATGGTCAAGATCGGAACGGCGCGCGTGGCGCTGCCGGCGGGCGGGTTCCTGCAGGCGACCGTCGATGCGGAAACGTCCCTTGCCGAGGCGGTCGGTCAGGCGCTGGCCGGCGGGAAGCGCTGCGTCGACCTGTTCGCCGGCGTCGGCACATTCGCGCTTCGTCTGGCCGAAACGATGCCCGTCCACATGGCGGAATCCGAAGCGTCCCACCTCGAGGCCGGCGTCGCCGCCGGCAAGCGGACCGAGGGGCTCAAGCCGGTGAGCGGCGAGGTCCGCGACCTGTTCGCCTTCCCGCTGTCGGCGAAGGAGCTTTCCCGGTACGACGCCCTGGTCTTCGATCCGCCGCGGGCCGGGGCCGCCGCCCAGGCCGCCGAAATCGCCGCTTCCGGCGTGAAGCGGGTCGCCGCGGTCTCCTGCAATCCGGCCACGCTGGCGCGCGATCTCCGGATCCTGGTCGACGGCGGCTACGTGGTCGACCGTGTCGCACCCGTGGACCAGTTCCTCTACGCGCCCCATATCGAAGTGGTCGCCACCCTGTCGCGGCCCGGCAAATAG
- a CDS encoding histidine phosphatase family protein, with translation MSAPDTGLADGRILIHIRHGETDWNAEARLQGESDVPINARGRDQARRNGARLAEVLPLLERTADGLDWLASPLSRARETMEIVRSEMGLDPAGYRTEDSVRELAFGKWRGHTIKELKAVDPEAVRARRNDKWGFVPPGGESYADLTVRVGAWLSGLERDSVVVAHGGVYRVLHHLIVGTPPAEAPGLHAPQDRIAVFRAGAVDLF, from the coding sequence GTGTCCGCGCCTGACACGGGCCTCGCCGACGGACGGATCCTCATTCACATTCGCCACGGCGAGACCGACTGGAACGCGGAAGCGCGCCTCCAGGGCGAAAGTGACGTTCCGATCAATGCCCGCGGGCGCGACCAGGCGCGCCGCAACGGCGCGCGTCTGGCCGAGGTGCTGCCGCTTCTGGAGCGGACGGCGGACGGCCTGGACTGGCTGGCCTCGCCGCTGTCGCGGGCCCGGGAGACGATGGAGATCGTCCGGTCCGAAATGGGGCTCGATCCGGCCGGATACCGCACCGAAGACAGCGTGCGCGAGCTTGCGTTCGGCAAGTGGCGCGGCCACACGATCAAGGAACTGAAGGCCGTGGACCCCGAGGCGGTCCGTGCCCGGCGCAACGACAAGTGGGGCTTCGTGCCCCCCGGCGGCGAGAGCTATGCGGATCTGACCGTCCGTGTCGGCGCCTGGCTGTCGGGCCTCGAGCGCGACAGCGTCGTCGTCGCTCACGGTGGCGTCTACCGGGTGCTGCATCATCTGATCGTGGGGACGCCGCCGGCAGAGGCGCCGGGGCTCCATGCGCCCCAGGACCGCATCGCCGTGTTCCGGGCGGGGGCCGTCGACCTGTTCTGA
- a CDS encoding MFS transporter encodes MVQALTPVVAVLIGTGFMLAGYGLQSTLLPLRGEVEGFSALSLGMLGSAYYIGFVAGCLFGPFVILRSGHIRAFAAMVAIGSAAALAFPLLVAPTSWSLFRLLFGFCIACLYIIVESWLNEKATNKTRGQVMSAYVLVSFGTIMLGQLAVTLYPIQDFAQFALASILLSLAAVPIALTTSGQPAPIAVVRFRPFQLYRSTPAAFVGATGSGLILGAIWGFGPVFVTSRGFSPNEGAIFMSLCFVGGALGQYPLGRLSDFYDRRLVMVGAMVASTIFAVILGQTASPNWYVLGGLGFAFGAMAFPGYSLAAAHAFDLTQQEDMVETSATILLLYGVGSIIGPLIAAVVMQIAGTGGLFIYCAAIQLLLAAFIALRISLRAALKTEEKSDFDIYSTATVGGAITPEAVDESHPQMETPEPAETVESEFDHLVETAGFPVPDAETDYDDILVPATDEDPIDAFGDEVNQSGRSAPDKGRH; translated from the coding sequence ATGGTCCAAGCACTGACGCCCGTTGTCGCCGTCCTGATCGGTACCGGTTTCATGCTCGCCGGTTACGGCCTTCAGTCGACCCTGCTGCCCCTGCGCGGTGAGGTCGAAGGCTTCTCGGCCCTGTCCCTGGGCATGCTCGGATCGGCCTACTATATCGGTTTCGTCGCGGGCTGCCTGTTCGGCCCGTTCGTCATCCTGCGGTCCGGCCACATCCGGGCCTTCGCCGCCATGGTCGCGATCGGTTCGGCGGCCGCGCTGGCGTTTCCGCTACTGGTGGCCCCGACCAGCTGGAGCCTGTTCCGGCTCCTGTTCGGCTTCTGCATCGCCTGCCTCTACATCATCGTCGAGAGCTGGCTGAACGAGAAGGCCACCAACAAGACGCGCGGTCAGGTGATGTCCGCTTACGTGCTGGTGAGCTTCGGGACGATCATGCTCGGCCAGCTGGCCGTCACGCTCTACCCGATCCAGGACTTCGCCCAGTTCGCGCTCGCCTCGATCCTGCTGTCGCTGGCGGCTGTGCCGATCGCGCTGACCACCTCTGGCCAGCCGGCTCCGATCGCCGTCGTTCGCTTCCGGCCCTTTCAGCTCTACCGCAGCACGCCCGCGGCCTTCGTCGGCGCCACCGGAAGCGGCCTCATCCTGGGTGCGATCTGGGGCTTCGGTCCCGTCTTCGTCACCTCGCGCGGCTTCTCCCCGAACGAAGGCGCGATCTTCATGAGCCTCTGTTTCGTCGGCGGTGCGCTCGGCCAGTATCCGCTGGGCCGGCTGTCCGACTTCTACGACCGGCGCCTGGTCATGGTCGGAGCGATGGTGGCCTCAACGATCTTCGCGGTCATTCTCGGCCAGACCGCGTCGCCGAACTGGTACGTGCTCGGCGGGCTCGGCTTCGCATTCGGCGCGATGGCGTTTCCCGGCTATTCGCTGGCCGCCGCCCACGCTTTCGACCTCACCCAGCAGGAGGACATGGTCGAGACCTCGGCGACCATCCTGCTTCTGTACGGCGTCGGTTCCATCATCGGGCCGCTGATCGCCGCCGTTGTCATGCAGATAGCCGGAACCGGCGGCCTGTTCATCTACTGCGCCGCAATCCAACTCCTGCTCGCCGCCTTCATCGCCCTGCGCATCAGCCTCAGGGCGGCCTTGAAGACCGAAGAGAAATCCGACTTCGACATCTACTCCACCGCCACCGTCGGCGGCGCCATCACCCCGGAAGCCGTCGACGAAAGCCATCCCCAGATGGAGACGCCGGAACCCGCCGAGACCGTGGAGTCGGAGTTCGATCACCTCGTCGAGACGGCAGGATTTCCGGTTCCGGACGCGGAGACCGACTACGACGACATCCTCGTTCCGGCCACCGACGAAGACCCGATCGACGCCTTCGGCGACGAGGTCAACCAGTCGGGCCGTAGCGCACCGGACAAGGGACGACACTGA
- a CDS encoding pirin family protein: protein MSWQPADNPECTEDGGSPIETVIVPRARDIGSFEVRRALPSAKRQMVGPFIFFDQMGPADMPVGEGLDVRPHPHIGLATVTYLFDGEIMHRDSLGTVQAIRPGEVNWMTAGKGIAHSERSPGEERLKGPHMLGLQLWVALPKDAEETDPAFFHHTGDDLPTLDADGKRVRVMIGSLYGLSASVKTYSDTIYADVALDAGAQLPLDTGAEERAIYVMSGDIEIGGERYEPGRLIVFHPRHAATILARTATRLVIVGGESMDGPRHIWWNFVSSSKERIEDAKADWKAGRFAPVPGEHELIPLPER from the coding sequence ATGAGCTGGCAGCCCGCTGACAATCCCGAATGCACCGAGGACGGCGGGTCGCCGATCGAAACGGTGATCGTGCCGCGTGCGCGCGACATCGGCAGCTTCGAGGTGCGCCGCGCCCTGCCGTCGGCAAAGCGGCAAATGGTCGGCCCGTTCATCTTCTTCGACCAGATGGGGCCGGCTGACATGCCGGTCGGCGAGGGGCTCGACGTCCGCCCGCATCCCCATATCGGGCTGGCGACGGTCACCTATCTCTTCGACGGAGAGATCATGCACCGCGACAGCCTCGGCACGGTGCAGGCGATCCGCCCGGGCGAAGTCAACTGGATGACCGCCGGCAAGGGGATCGCCCACTCCGAGCGGTCGCCGGGCGAAGAGCGGCTGAAGGGTCCGCACATGCTCGGCCTGCAGCTGTGGGTCGCGCTGCCGAAGGACGCGGAGGAGACCGATCCCGCGTTTTTCCATCACACCGGCGACGACCTGCCGACGCTGGATGCGGACGGGAAGCGCGTAAGGGTGATGATCGGGTCGCTCTACGGTCTCTCGGCTTCGGTGAAGACCTATTCCGACACGATCTACGCCGATGTGGCGCTCGACGCAGGGGCGCAACTGCCGCTGGATACCGGCGCCGAAGAGCGGGCGATCTACGTGATGTCCGGGGACATCGAGATCGGGGGAGAGCGCTACGAGCCCGGCCGCCTGATCGTGTTCCATCCGCGCCATGCCGCGACGATCCTGGCCCGGACGGCCACCCGTCTGGTCATTGTCGGCGGCGAGAGCATGGACGGACCGCGTCACATCTGGTGGAATTTCGTGTCTTCGTCTAAGGAACGCATCGAAGACGCCAAGGCGGACTGGAAGGCGGGCCGCTTCGCTCCGGTACCGGGCGAGCACGAACTGATCCCGCTGCCCGAGCGCTGA
- the ribB gene encoding 3,4-dihydroxy-2-butanone-4-phosphate synthase produces MTEEASRVADAIRAFERGEIVVVTDDNDRENEGDLIVAANHATPEKLAFIVRHTSGIVCAPMTRADAERLNLAPMVSDNNAPLSTAFTVSVDVRHGLTTGISAEERCNTVRALANPNSGGGDFVRPGHVFPLIARDGGVLMRSGHTEAAVDLCKLAGLPPVGVICELVNDDGTVKRGDQVTGFADEHGLKTVSVADLIAWRQRTERLVERAGEAIIQTPIGEAQAVSYRTRFDTVQHLALIFGDIRDGESIPARLQREALPEDVFGKDRPIERILERIDEAKRGVVVYLRDGSAGVAPSSERARNALGLDEEHDTARQREDEWREIGLGAQILRDLGVSSIRLLASKERHYVGLGGFGISINSTEILDDSGG; encoded by the coding sequence ATGACCGAAGAGGCCAGCCGCGTCGCCGACGCGATCCGTGCGTTCGAGCGCGGCGAGATCGTCGTCGTGACCGACGACAACGACCGCGAGAACGAGGGCGACCTGATCGTGGCGGCAAACCACGCCACGCCGGAAAAGCTCGCCTTCATCGTCCGGCACACCAGCGGCATTGTCTGCGCGCCGATGACGCGGGCCGACGCCGAGCGTCTCAACCTCGCGCCGATGGTGTCCGACAACAACGCGCCGCTTTCGACCGCCTTCACGGTGTCCGTCGACGTGCGCCACGGCCTGACCACCGGCATTTCCGCCGAAGAGCGGTGCAATACCGTCCGGGCGCTCGCCAATCCCAATTCCGGCGGCGGCGATTTCGTGCGTCCGGGTCACGTCTTTCCGCTGATCGCCCGGGACGGCGGAGTGCTGATGCGCTCCGGCCATACGGAAGCCGCCGTCGATCTGTGCAAGCTCGCCGGACTGCCGCCGGTCGGCGTGATCTGCGAGCTGGTCAACGACGACGGGACGGTAAAGCGCGGTGACCAGGTGACGGGCTTTGCCGACGAGCACGGTCTGAAGACCGTTTCGGTCGCGGATCTGATCGCGTGGCGGCAGCGCACCGAGCGGCTGGTGGAGCGCGCCGGCGAGGCGATCATCCAGACGCCGATCGGCGAGGCGCAGGCGGTCAGCTATCGCACCCGCTTCGATACCGTCCAGCACCTAGCGCTGATCTTCGGCGACATCCGCGACGGTGAATCGATCCCGGCGCGGCTTCAGCGCGAAGCGCTTCCGGAGGACGTGTTCGGCAAGGATCGCCCGATCGAGCGCATCCTTGAGCGCATCGACGAGGCCAAGCGCGGCGTGGTCGTCTATCTGCGCGACGGCTCGGCGGGCGTGGCGCCGAGTTCGGAGCGGGCGCGCAATGCGCTGGGGCTGGACGAGGAACACGACACCGCCCGCCAGCGCGAGGACGAATGGCGGGAGATCGGCCTCGGTGCCCAGATCCTGCGCGATCTCGGGGTCAGCTCGATCCGGCTCCTGGCGAGCAAGGAACGCCACTATGTGGGGCTCGGCGGGTTCGGGATCTCCATCAATTCGACAGAGATCCTCGATGACAGCGGCGGATGA
- the fabI gene encoding enoyl-ACP reductase FabI: protein MSDTRGIMAGKRGLILGVANNRSMAWGIAKAVRDHGGEIALTYQGDALRKRVEPLAEELGAFVAGHCDVTEPESIDAVFENVRQAWGGIDFVVHAIAFSDRDQLTGRYLDTRPDNFARTLQISCYSLTAVAQRAEPLMNEGGSILTLTYYGAEKVMPHYNVMGVAKAALEASVRYLAVDMGPKKVRVNALSAGPIRTLAASGIGDLRYILKWNELNAPLRKTVTIEEVGDAALYLLSPLSRSVTGEVHHVDAGYHVVGMKAVDAPDISTVKD from the coding sequence ATGTCAGATACGCGCGGCATCATGGCAGGCAAACGGGGCCTGATTTTGGGTGTCGCGAACAATCGGTCGATGGCTTGGGGCATTGCCAAGGCGGTGCGCGACCACGGCGGAGAGATCGCGCTCACATACCAGGGAGACGCCCTGCGCAAGCGGGTCGAACCGCTCGCCGAGGAACTCGGCGCCTTCGTCGCGGGCCATTGCGATGTGACCGAGCCGGAATCGATCGACGCGGTTTTCGAGAACGTACGCCAAGCCTGGGGCGGTATCGATTTCGTCGTTCATGCCATCGCGTTTTCCGATCGAGACCAGCTGACCGGGCGTTATCTGGACACCCGACCGGACAATTTCGCGCGGACCCTTCAGATCTCCTGCTACTCGCTCACGGCCGTCGCCCAGCGCGCCGAGCCGCTCATGAACGAGGGCGGATCGATCCTCACGCTGACCTATTACGGCGCCGAGAAGGTGATGCCGCACTACAACGTGATGGGCGTCGCAAAGGCCGCGCTGGAGGCGAGCGTGCGCTATCTGGCGGTGGACATGGGCCCGAAGAAGGTGCGCGTGAACGCCCTGTCGGCCGGGCCGATCCGCACCCTGGCCGCGTCCGGCATCGGCGATCTTCGCTATATCCTCAAGTGGAACGAGCTGAACGCCCCGCTGCGGAAGACCGTAACCATCGAAGAGGTCGGCGACGCCGCGCTCTATCTGCTGTCGCCGCTGTCGCGCAGCGTCACCGGCGAGGTTCATCACGTCGACGCGGGCTATCACGTGGTCGGCATGAAGGCCGTCGACGCGCCGGATATCTCCACGGTCAAGGACTGA
- a CDS encoding class I SAM-dependent methyltransferase, translating into MALTPFERFSTRARFVVSQGARVGWYGTQSILASRMVDRIGRSLPEEERRTARTERPVPSRAELFADVRNLLLRDMRNVEAGLYPMPRDERGGIAGALRRSRAYFDDLPEVVRRRHTHSYGEVGKLPSEPTRPDYYLQNFHFQSDGWMSEHSARLYDTQVETLFLGAAAAMRRQALVPIAGELARRDQRRMGYIDLGCGTGSFLRTVNQAFPRLATVGVDLSEAYAAHTRDAVGSRPRTGAVVAAGETLPFADRGIDIATAIYLFHELPPEVRTTVARELARAVRPKGLVVIVDSLQFGDRPDFDGLLEIFPQLFHEPYYRGYLVADLNETFEEAGFAVEDSFTAFLSKVTVLRRKSSRVTKKS; encoded by the coding sequence ATGGCGTTGACGCCGTTCGAACGCTTTTCCACGCGGGCCCGGTTCGTGGTGTCCCAGGGCGCCCGCGTCGGCTGGTATGGGACCCAGAGCATCCTGGCGTCCCGCATGGTCGACCGGATCGGCCGCTCGCTTCCGGAGGAGGAGCGACGGACGGCGCGCACCGAGCGGCCGGTGCCGAGCCGGGCGGAGCTGTTCGCCGACGTTCGAAACCTGCTTCTGCGGGACATGAGGAACGTCGAGGCCGGCCTCTATCCGATGCCCCGCGACGAACGCGGCGGCATTGCCGGGGCGCTGCGCCGGTCCCGGGCCTATTTCGACGATCTACCTGAAGTGGTCCGCCGCCGCCACACCCACTCCTACGGCGAAGTGGGCAAACTTCCCTCCGAGCCAACCCGCCCCGACTACTATCTCCAGAATTTCCACTTCCAGAGCGACGGGTGGATGAGCGAGCATTCGGCGCGCCTCTACGACACCCAGGTGGAGACCCTGTTTCTCGGCGCGGCCGCGGCCATGCGCCGGCAGGCCCTGGTGCCCATTGCCGGCGAGCTCGCCCGCAGGGACCAGCGCCGGATGGGCTATATCGACCTCGGCTGCGGCACCGGCTCGTTCCTGCGCACCGTGAACCAGGCGTTTCCGCGGCTTGCGACCGTCGGTGTCGATCTGTCCGAAGCCTACGCCGCCCACACCCGCGATGCCGTCGGCAGCCGGCCGCGCACCGGCGCCGTCGTGGCCGCCGGCGAGACGCTTCCCTTCGCCGACCGTGGCATCGACATCGCGACCGCCATCTATCTGTTCCACGAGCTGCCGCCGGAGGTCCGCACGACGGTCGCCCGCGAACTTGCCAGAGCCGTCCGGCCGAAGGGCCTGGTCGTGATCGTCGATTCGCTCCAGTTCGGTGACCGGCCGGATTTCGACGGTCTGCTGGAGATCTTCCCGCAGCTTTTCCACGAGCCCTATTATCGCGGCTATCTCGTCGCCGACCTCAACGAGACTTTCGAGGAGGCCGGGTTTGCGGTGGAGGACAGCTTCACGGCGTTCCTGTCGAAGGTCACCGTGCTGAGAAGAAAGTCTTCGCGTGTGACTAAAAAGTCATAA
- a CDS encoding TlyA family RNA methyltransferase — MTDRALADNPAHSDPSRLRLDQALAERGLARSRAAARDAILRGTVTVDGRPCRRPAQRIAADADLEMDDPAGGYVSRSALKLVAALDAFAIDVTGRNALDLGASTGGFTQVLLERGAGSVTAIDVGHGQLAPLIADDPRVRSIEGLNARDLSAAHLQAAPDLIVADLSFISLTQALEPALALAAPSARLVTLVKPQFEVGRDWIGKGGLVREDAPIAAMFERLQAFLEDAGWTAGSPIPAPLTGGDGNQEYLLDARRPR; from the coding sequence TTGACCGACCGTGCCCTCGCCGACAATCCGGCCCATTCAGATCCGTCACGCCTGCGCCTCGACCAGGCCCTCGCCGAGCGCGGTCTGGCGCGCTCGCGGGCGGCGGCCCGCGACGCCATCCTGCGTGGAACCGTGACCGTCGACGGCCGTCCATGCCGACGTCCCGCGCAACGGATCGCTGCCGACGCAGACCTTGAAATGGACGATCCCGCCGGGGGCTATGTCTCGCGCAGCGCGCTGAAGCTGGTCGCCGCCCTCGACGCCTTCGCCATAGACGTCACCGGGCGCAACGCGCTCGATCTCGGCGCCTCCACCGGCGGCTTCACCCAGGTCCTGCTGGAGCGGGGCGCCGGCAGCGTCACCGCCATCGACGTCGGCCACGGGCAACTCGCGCCCCTCATCGCCGACGATCCCCGCGTTCGCTCGATCGAGGGCCTGAACGCCCGCGATCTGAGCGCCGCCCATCTTCAGGCGGCTCCCGACCTAATCGTCGCCGACCTCAGCTTCATTTCGCTGACCCAGGCACTGGAGCCGGCCCTGGCGCTGGCGGCGCCGTCGGCCCGCCTGGTCACTCTGGTCAAGCCGCAGTTCGAGGTCGGCCGGGACTGGATCGGCAAGGGCGGTCTGGTCCGCGAGGACGCTCCGATCGCGGCCATGTTCGAACGCCTTCAGGCCTTTCTGGAAGACGCCGGGTGGACCGCCGGATCACCGATCCCCGCGCCGCTGACCGGTGGCGACGGCAATCAGGAATATCTCCTGGATGCGCGGAGGCCCCGCTGA
- a CDS encoding SCO family protein — protein MKAVRYIAWGLVVIVAAAAIVASLGWYTGQIGDKPAGVASIGGPFTLVNTDGETVTLADFDDKPRAMFFGFTFCPDVCPTTLYEAGGWLNALGDKADDLTMIYVTVDPERDTPEQMKNYLSSFDPRIVGLTGSQEQVDEAIRNYRVYARKVELDDGGYTMDHTASVMLFDEDGTFKGTIDYKESTQNAVAKLERLVGS, from the coding sequence ATGAAGGCAGTTCGCTACATCGCCTGGGGTCTGGTCGTGATCGTCGCCGCAGCCGCGATCGTCGCCTCGCTCGGCTGGTACACCGGCCAGATCGGCGACAAGCCCGCGGGAGTCGCGTCCATCGGCGGCCCGTTCACCCTGGTCAACACGGACGGAGAGACGGTCACGCTGGCCGATTTCGACGACAAGCCGCGGGCGATGTTCTTCGGCTTCACCTTCTGCCCCGACGTCTGCCCGACCACCCTCTACGAGGCCGGCGGCTGGCTCAATGCCCTGGGCGACAAGGCGGACGATCTCACCATGATCTACGTCACCGTCGACCCGGAGCGCGACACGCCGGAGCAGATGAAGAACTACCTCTCCTCCTTCGACCCGCGCATCGTCGGACTGACCGGTTCCCAGGAGCAGGTGGACGAAGCGATCCGGAACTACCGAGTCTATGCCCGCAAGGTGGAGCTGGACGACGGCGGCTACACGATGGACCACACGGCATCGGTCATGCTGTTCGACGAGGACGGCACCTTCAAGGGCACCATCGACTACAAGGAATCGACGCAGAACGCGGTGGCCAAGCTGGAACGTCTGGTCGGCAGCTGA